One window from the genome of Roseomonas haemaphysalidis encodes:
- a CDS encoding LL-diaminopimelate aminotransferase, translated as MTEEFHRIRRLPPYVFAEVNQAKAKARGAAEDIVDLGMGNPDSPTPPHIVAKLIEAVQNPDTHGYSASRGIPGLRRALAGYYARRFNVELDPETEVVATLGSKEGLANLSAAISSPGDTILVPNPSYPIHQFGFIIAGASVRSIPHTPDEAMLEALDRAVRHSVPKPTALIVNFPSNPTGLMADLDFYRELVAFAKKHEIYILSDLAYAELYYGARVPPSILQVPGAKDVAVEFTSMSKTYNMAGWRMGFAAGNPKLIAALTRVKSYLDYGAFTPIQVASVAALNGPQDCIDDMRRLYRERRDVLVKGLKQAGWDVPVPEAGMFVWAEIPERFRGLGSVEFSKLLLARAKVAVAPGLGFGEHGDTHVRIAMVENTQRIRQALRGIRGFLQGDNAGPAMEPTAEGAKA; from the coding sequence ATGACCGAGGAATTCCACCGCATCCGCCGCCTGCCGCCCTATGTCTTCGCCGAGGTCAACCAGGCCAAGGCGAAGGCACGCGGGGCGGCCGAGGACATCGTGGACCTCGGCATGGGCAACCCGGACAGCCCGACGCCACCGCACATCGTCGCCAAGCTGATCGAGGCGGTGCAGAACCCGGACACGCATGGCTATTCCGCCAGCCGGGGCATTCCCGGCCTGCGGCGCGCCCTGGCGGGATACTACGCCCGCCGCTTCAACGTGGAGCTGGACCCCGAGACGGAGGTGGTCGCCACGCTCGGCTCCAAGGAAGGGCTGGCAAACCTGTCGGCCGCCATCTCCTCGCCGGGCGACACCATCCTGGTGCCGAACCCGTCCTACCCGATCCACCAGTTCGGCTTCATCATCGCCGGCGCTTCCGTCCGCTCCATCCCGCACACGCCGGACGAGGCGATGCTGGAAGCGCTGGACCGCGCCGTGCGCCATTCGGTGCCCAAGCCCACGGCGCTGATCGTCAACTTCCCGTCCAACCCCACCGGGCTGATGGCGGACCTCGACTTCTACCGCGAGCTGGTGGCCTTCGCGAAGAAGCACGAGATCTACATCCTCTCCGACCTCGCCTATGCCGAGCTGTATTACGGCGCCCGCGTGCCCCCCTCCATCCTGCAGGTGCCGGGGGCCAAGGACGTGGCGGTGGAGTTCACCTCCATGAGCAAGACCTACAACATGGCCGGCTGGCGCATGGGCTTCGCCGCTGGCAACCCCAAGCTGATCGCGGCGCTGACGCGGGTGAAGTCCTACCTGGACTACGGCGCCTTCACGCCCATCCAGGTCGCGTCCGTCGCCGCGCTGAACGGGCCGCAGGACTGCATCGACGACATGCGCCGCCTGTACCGCGAGCGGCGGGACGTGCTGGTGAAGGGCCTGAAGCAGGCCGGCTGGGACGTGCCGGTGCCGGAAGCCGGCATGTTCGTCTGGGCGGAGATCCCGGAGCGGTTCCGTGGCCTGGGCAGCGTCGAGTTTTCCAAGCTGCTGCTGGCGCGGGCCAAGGTGGCGGTCGCCCCCGGCCTCGGCTTCGGCGAGCATGGCGACACGCATGTGCGCATCGCCATGGTGGAGAACACCCAGCGCATCCGCCAGGCGCTGCGCGGCATCCGGGGCTTCCTGCAGGGGGACAACGCGGGCCCCGCCATGGAACCCACCGCCGAGGGAGCCAAGGCATGA
- a CDS encoding DUF3618 domain-containing protein, with product MSETTDPRGRTAAEIENDVERTRARVSDTIEALRGSMSPNQIMDQVMDYARSSGGSEFIRNLGTSVRDNPLPVVLIGAGIGWLLLSNQNRGPAYPATARQPDYRVPALPAPASSAQEPGLLDRAGAAVASARDAVVGAASNATDAVAGTARNVADAVADTASSAGSAISSAAASVADGASQLGSQASATAGSVHDAARRQTHDATHTLSQGYDATAAGANRAGAKFQAGWGKLSHEQPLLVGALGLAVGAALGALLPSTEAENRLMGEASDAVTKQVSDTAQEQYAQVKDAVSDNVEQAKDALAGAYEDARDTINKDGLSAHSLGEGVKQAAARVADVATKASTDLADVAKGAVQTADTDSGGEKPASSTTPAANPRPAGLQTPTIVVPPKV from the coding sequence ATGAGCGAAACCACAGACCCGCGTGGCCGCACGGCCGCCGAGATCGAGAACGATGTGGAGCGCACCCGCGCCCGCGTGTCCGACACCATCGAGGCGCTGCGCGGCAGCATGTCCCCCAACCAGATCATGGATCAGGTGATGGACTACGCGCGCAGTTCCGGCGGTTCGGAATTCATCCGCAACCTCGGCACGTCGGTGCGCGACAACCCGCTGCCGGTGGTGCTGATCGGCGCCGGCATCGGCTGGCTGCTGCTGTCCAACCAGAACCGCGGGCCGGCCTATCCAGCCACCGCGCGGCAGCCCGACTACCGCGTGCCGGCGCTGCCGGCCCCGGCATCCTCGGCGCAGGAGCCCGGCTTGCTGGACCGCGCGGGCGCGGCTGTGGCCAGTGCAAGGGATGCCGTGGTGGGTGCCGCGAGCAATGCCACGGATGCGGTGGCAGGGACCGCGCGGAACGTCGCCGACGCGGTGGCCGATACGGCGTCCAGCGCCGGGTCGGCCATCAGCTCGGCGGCGGCCTCGGTGGCCGATGGTGCCTCGCAGCTTGGCAGCCAGGCTTCCGCCACCGCCGGGTCCGTGCACGATGCGGCGCGGCGGCAAACGCATGACGCGACGCATACCCTGTCGCAGGGCTACGACGCGACCGCTGCGGGCGCCAACCGTGCCGGTGCGAAGTTCCAGGCAGGTTGGGGCAAGCTGAGCCACGAGCAGCCGCTGCTGGTGGGTGCGCTGGGCCTGGCCGTCGGCGCCGCGCTGGGCGCCCTGCTGCCTTCCACTGAAGCCGAGAACCGGCTGATGGGCGAAGCAAGCGACGCCGTGACCAAGCAGGTCAGCGATACCGCGCAAGAGCAGTACGCGCAGGTCAAGGACGCGGTCAGTGACAATGTCGAGCAGGCCAAGGACGCGCTCGCCGGCGCCTACGAAGATGCGCGCGACACCATCAACAAGGACGGGCTTTCCGCCCATAGCCTGGGCGAGGGCGTGAAGCAGGCGGCAGCGCGCGTCGCGGACGTGGCGACCAAGGCCAGCACCGATCTCGCCGACGTGGCGAAGGGCGCGGTGCAGACCGCGGATACGGACAGCGGGGGAGAGAAGCCCGCCAGCTCCACAACCCCGGCGGCCAACCCGCGGCCCGCCGGCCTGCAGACGCCGACCATCGTGGTACCGCCCAAGGTCTGA
- the phaC gene encoding class I poly(R)-hydroxyalkanoic acid synthase has translation MAQDSDKPGKGPAPGGAKPAEPAFRMPDPDTLGRTMADVAERGHRIVTDFLNRQSLNAAESGRPGPDPMQMGSAFLEMSTRLMANPARLVQAQLGFWQDYLTLWQNTARRMWGEEVSPVIAEDSKDRRFKDEAWRENEVFDFIKQSYLLSARYFTGVVHAAEDLEPKTAQKVDFYTRQFVDAMSPSNFLMTNPEVLRKTAETGGENLLRGLQNLLSDLERGKGKLKIRMTDDSKFSIGENIAVSPGKVVFQNDLMQLIQYSPATDTVLKRPLLIVPPWINKFYILDLRPKNSFVRWAVAQGHTVFIVSWVNPDEALAAKSFEDYMMEGPYAALDAIEQATGEKSVNAIGYCLGGTLLSATLARMAARKENRIKSATFFTTMVDFEEAGELGVFIDEEQLKAIEDRMSKRGFLEGGEMATTFNMLRANDLIWSFVVSNYLMGQEPFPFDLLYWNDDSTRMPAAMHSFYLRRMYQQNDLVKPGGVTLGGTPLDLRQIKLPTYILSTREDHIAPWKSTYRATQLYAGPVRFVLAASGHIAGVANPPESGKYSHWVADSLPASPDEWFTGAMELSGSWWPDWHRWVSALDKTQVPARQPGQGGLPALEDAPGSYVKVMASD, from the coding sequence ATGGCGCAGGACAGCGACAAGCCGGGCAAGGGCCCGGCCCCGGGCGGCGCGAAGCCGGCCGAGCCGGCGTTCCGGATGCCCGACCCGGACACGCTGGGCCGCACCATGGCGGACGTGGCGGAGCGCGGGCACCGCATCGTCACGGACTTCCTGAACCGCCAAAGCCTGAACGCCGCCGAAAGCGGCCGCCCCGGCCCCGACCCCATGCAGATGGGCAGCGCCTTTCTGGAGATGTCCACCCGCCTGATGGCCAACCCGGCGCGGCTGGTACAGGCGCAGCTCGGCTTCTGGCAGGATTACCTGACGCTGTGGCAGAACACCGCCCGCCGCATGTGGGGCGAGGAGGTCAGCCCCGTCATCGCCGAGGACAGCAAGGACCGGCGCTTCAAGGACGAGGCCTGGCGCGAGAACGAGGTCTTCGACTTCATCAAGCAGTCCTACCTGCTGTCCGCCCGCTACTTCACCGGCGTGGTGCACGCGGCGGAGGACTTGGAGCCCAAGACGGCGCAGAAGGTCGATTTCTATACGCGCCAGTTCGTGGACGCGATGAGCCCGTCCAACTTCCTGATGACCAACCCGGAGGTGCTGCGCAAGACCGCCGAGACGGGGGGCGAGAACCTGTTGCGCGGCCTGCAGAACCTCTTGTCGGACCTGGAGCGCGGCAAGGGCAAGCTGAAGATCCGCATGACGGACGACAGCAAGTTCAGCATCGGCGAGAACATCGCCGTCTCGCCCGGCAAGGTGGTGTTCCAGAACGACCTGATGCAGCTGATCCAGTACAGCCCGGCGACAGACACGGTGCTGAAGCGGCCGCTGCTGATCGTCCCGCCCTGGATCAACAAGTTCTACATCCTCGACCTGCGGCCCAAGAACAGCTTCGTGCGCTGGGCGGTGGCGCAGGGGCACACGGTCTTCATCGTCTCGTGGGTGAACCCGGACGAGGCCCTGGCCGCCAAGTCCTTCGAGGACTACATGATGGAAGGCCCCTACGCCGCGCTGGATGCGATCGAGCAGGCGACGGGCGAGAAGTCGGTCAACGCCATCGGCTATTGCCTGGGCGGCACGCTGCTGTCGGCCACCCTGGCCCGCATGGCGGCGCGCAAGGAAAACCGCATCAAGTCCGCCACCTTCTTCACCACCATGGTGGATTTCGAGGAGGCGGGCGAGCTGGGCGTCTTCATCGATGAGGAGCAGCTCAAGGCCATCGAGGACCGCATGAGCAAGCGCGGCTTTCTGGAGGGTGGCGAGATGGCCACGACCTTCAACATGCTGCGCGCCAACGACCTGATCTGGTCGTTCGTGGTGTCCAACTACCTGATGGGCCAGGAGCCCTTTCCGTTCGACCTGCTGTACTGGAACGACGACAGCACCCGCATGCCGGCGGCCATGCACAGCTTCTACCTGCGCCGCATGTATCAGCAGAACGACCTGGTGAAGCCCGGCGGCGTGACGCTGGGCGGCACGCCGCTGGACCTGCGCCAGATCAAGCTGCCGACCTATATCCTGTCGACGCGCGAGGACCACATCGCGCCCTGGAAAAGCACCTACCGGGCGACGCAGCTCTACGCCGGGCCGGTGCGCTTCGTGCTGGCGGCGTCCGGCCACATCGCGGGCGTGGCCAATCCGCCGGAATCCGGCAAGTACAGCCATTGGGTGGCGGACAGCCTGCCCGCCTCCCCCGACGAATGGTTCACCGGCGCCATGGAACTGTCGGGCTCCTGGTGGCCGGACTGGCACCGCTGGGTTTCGGCTCTGGACAAGACCCAGGTGCCGGCGCGCCAGCCTGGCCAGGGCGGCCTGCCGGCGCTGGAAGACGCCCCCGGCAGCTACGTGAAGGTCATGGCGTCGGATTGA
- a CDS encoding phage holin family protein has protein sequence MPSDLNRTTAADPRSVPDLLGDLVQQSSSLVRQEVQLARAEMGEKVSQLGTAAASIGVAGALLLGALIILLQAVVALLVSFGLQAWVAGLIVGVVVALIGYLLLQGALTKMKAANLTPERTVNQVSKDATVAKEAVR, from the coding sequence ATGCCGTCCGACCTCAACCGAACCACGGCCGCTGACCCGCGCAGCGTGCCGGACCTCCTGGGCGATCTGGTCCAGCAGTCTTCCTCGCTGGTCCGGCAGGAGGTGCAGCTGGCCCGCGCCGAGATGGGCGAGAAGGTCAGCCAGCTCGGCACCGCCGCCGCGTCAATCGGCGTGGCGGGGGCTTTACTGCTGGGTGCGCTGATCATCCTGCTGCAGGCCGTGGTCGCCCTTCTTGTCAGCTTCGGGCTGCAGGCCTGGGTGGCGGGGCTGATCGTCGGCGTCGTCGTGGCGCTGATCGGCTACCTGCTGCTGCAGGGCGCATTGACCAAGATGAAGGCCGCCAACCTGACCCCGGAGCGGACCGTCAACCAGGTGTCCAAGGACGCCACCGTGGCCAAGGAGGCCGTGCGATGA
- a CDS encoding homoserine dehydrogenase — MSRPLSVGVAGLGTVGAGVLTVLRQNAALIAARAGRPIAVTAVSARDRSRDRGVKLDGLRWYEDAASMAADPNVDVVVELVGGSDGPAKALVEAALAAGKPVVTANKALLALHGAALAEQAEKAGVALAFEAAVAGGIPAIKGLREGLAANRISRVTGILNGTCNYILTCMRDQKREFGDVLAEAQKLGYAEADPSFDIDGVDAAHKLAILAALAFGRPVDFSAVHVEGIRHVSALDIRLAEELGYRIKLLGIASEVEGGVSARVHPCMVPVAHPIAVVDGVYNAVVAEGDFVGRVVLEGRGAGAGPTASAVVADLIDIARGRATPVWGAAGNALAQTPAVPMAQHHGAYYLRLMVLDRPGVLADVTGVLRDHGISLESMIQRGRAPGEAVPIVLTTHDCQEAAMRGALARIAALESVLEPPALIRIETLTTA; from the coding sequence ATGAGCCGGCCGCTGTCGGTCGGCGTCGCCGGGCTGGGCACGGTCGGCGCGGGGGTGCTGACGGTGCTGCGGCAGAACGCGGCGCTGATCGCCGCCCGCGCCGGGCGCCCCATCGCCGTCACCGCCGTGTCGGCGCGTGACCGCAGCCGCGATCGTGGCGTGAAGCTGGACGGGCTGCGCTGGTACGAGGACGCGGCCTCCATGGCCGCTGATCCCAATGTGGACGTGGTGGTGGAACTGGTCGGCGGCTCGGACGGCCCCGCCAAGGCGCTGGTCGAGGCCGCGCTGGCCGCCGGCAAGCCGGTGGTGACCGCGAACAAGGCGCTGCTCGCGCTGCACGGTGCCGCACTGGCCGAGCAAGCCGAGAAGGCCGGCGTGGCGCTGGCCTTCGAGGCGGCGGTGGCCGGCGGCATCCCCGCCATCAAGGGGCTGCGGGAAGGTCTGGCGGCCAACCGCATCAGCCGTGTCACCGGCATCCTGAACGGCACCTGCAACTACATCCTGACCTGCATGCGCGACCAGAAGCGCGAATTCGGCGACGTGCTGGCCGAGGCGCAGAAGCTGGGCTACGCCGAGGCCGATCCCTCCTTCGACATCGATGGCGTGGACGCGGCGCACAAGCTGGCCATCCTGGCCGCGCTGGCCTTCGGCCGCCCGGTGGATTTCTCCGCTGTGCATGTGGAGGGCATCCGACACGTCTCCGCGCTGGACATCCGGCTGGCGGAGGAGCTGGGCTACCGCATCAAGCTGCTGGGCATCGCCAGCGAGGTGGAGGGCGGCGTGTCCGCCCGCGTGCACCCCTGCATGGTGCCGGTGGCGCATCCCATCGCGGTGGTGGATGGCGTGTACAACGCCGTGGTGGCGGAAGGCGACTTTGTTGGCCGCGTGGTGCTGGAAGGGCGCGGCGCCGGCGCCGGGCCCACCGCCAGCGCCGTGGTGGCGGACCTGATCGACATCGCCCGCGGCCGCGCCACCCCTGTCTGGGGCGCCGCCGGCAACGCGCTGGCGCAAACGCCCGCCGTGCCCATGGCGCAGCACCACGGCGCTTATTACCTGCGGCTGATGGTGCTGGACCGCCCCGGCGTGCTGGCGGACGTGACCGGCGTGCTGCGCGACCACGGCATCAGCCTGGAAAGCATGATCCAGCGCGGCCGCGCCCCCGGCGAGGCGGTGCCCATCGTGCTGACCACCCACGACTGCCAGGAAGCCGCGATGCGCGGCGCGCTGGCGCGCATCGCCGCCCTGGAATCGGTGCTGGAGCCGCCTGCGCTGATCCGCATCGAAACCCTGACCACTGCCTGA
- the recJ gene encoding single-stranded-DNA-specific exonuclease RecJ — protein MWRESDARIGLAIAQRLDLPELLGTLLSARGVGIEQARDFLEPTLRALMPDPSTLIDMDAAAERLAQAIRQGEQVAVFGDYDVDGACSAALTTRFLRELGCRVRPYVPDRLKEGYGPNPAAIAALCAEGATLIVCVDCGIAAHAALEAARGLADVVVLDHHKAEGAVPVVAAAVNPNRLDCGSGLRHLCAAAVAFMAAVATLRVLRASGHFGTSQPPDLRGLLDLVALATVCDVMPLTGLNRAFVTQGLKVMARGDRAGIAALLEVAQARDAPSAYTLGFLLGPRINASGRIGEPDLGVRLLTCDDPVEARIMAERLDSVNRRRQEVEAEVLGSAFAEAERQSALGLPVLLIVGEGWHPGVVGIVAGRVRERFNRPACVAGLQDGFAKGSGRSVPGVDLGAAIIAARQVGLLETGGGHAMAAGFSFRPERQAEVQAFLVERLSHAADLPGAADLFLDASLMVPAATAGLAEQIGRLGPFGAGNDEPVFVLPRARISRADRLGREGGTVRAFVQGESGGRLKAVCFRAKAGPLAELLLNSGGAPVHLAGALRAERWNGEVSASLHVQDAAPAG, from the coding sequence ATGTGGCGGGAATCCGACGCGCGCATCGGCCTGGCCATTGCCCAGCGGCTGGACCTGCCGGAACTGCTGGGAACGCTGCTGTCAGCGCGCGGCGTCGGCATCGAGCAGGCGCGCGACTTCCTGGAGCCGACGCTGCGGGCCCTGATGCCCGATCCTTCCACGCTGATCGACATGGATGCCGCCGCCGAGCGCCTCGCCCAGGCCATCCGCCAGGGTGAGCAGGTGGCGGTGTTCGGCGACTATGACGTGGATGGCGCCTGCTCCGCCGCGTTGACCACCCGCTTCCTGCGCGAGCTGGGCTGCCGCGTACGGCCCTACGTGCCGGACCGGCTGAAGGAAGGCTACGGCCCCAACCCGGCCGCCATCGCCGCGCTTTGCGCGGAAGGCGCGACGCTGATCGTCTGCGTCGATTGCGGCATCGCGGCCCATGCGGCGCTGGAAGCGGCCCGCGGGCTGGCGGACGTGGTGGTGCTGGACCACCACAAGGCCGAGGGCGCGGTGCCCGTCGTGGCCGCCGCCGTGAACCCCAACCGGCTGGATTGCGGCTCCGGCCTGCGCCACCTCTGCGCCGCCGCCGTGGCCTTCATGGCGGCCGTCGCCACCTTGCGGGTGCTGCGCGCGTCCGGTCATTTCGGGACCTCCCAGCCGCCGGACCTGCGCGGGCTGCTGGATCTGGTGGCGCTGGCCACCGTCTGCGACGTCATGCCGCTGACCGGTCTGAACCGTGCCTTCGTCACGCAGGGGCTGAAGGTCATGGCGCGGGGCGACCGCGCCGGCATCGCCGCCCTGCTGGAGGTGGCGCAGGCGCGCGACGCACCGTCCGCCTACACGCTCGGCTTTCTGCTCGGCCCGCGCATCAATGCCTCAGGCCGTATTGGCGAGCCGGACCTCGGCGTGCGGCTGCTCACCTGCGACGATCCGGTGGAAGCACGGATCATGGCCGAGCGCCTGGATTCGGTGAACCGCCGCCGCCAGGAGGTGGAGGCCGAGGTGCTGGGCAGCGCCTTTGCCGAGGCCGAGCGGCAGTCGGCGCTGGGCTTGCCGGTGCTGCTGATCGTGGGCGAGGGCTGGCATCCCGGCGTGGTCGGCATCGTCGCCGGCCGCGTGCGGGAACGCTTCAACCGCCCGGCTTGCGTCGCCGGGTTGCAGGACGGCTTCGCCAAGGGGTCGGGGCGGTCGGTGCCGGGCGTGGACCTGGGCGCCGCCATCATCGCCGCGCGGCAGGTGGGATTGCTGGAAACCGGCGGCGGGCATGCCATGGCGGCCGGCTTCTCTTTCCGGCCGGAACGGCAGGCGGAGGTGCAGGCCTTCCTCGTCGAACGCCTGTCCCATGCCGCCGACCTGCCGGGTGCCGCCGACCTGTTCCTGGACGCCAGCCTGATGGTGCCGGCGGCGACGGCCGGACTCGCCGAACAGATCGGGCGGCTCGGGCCGTTTGGCGCCGGCAACGACGAACCGGTCTTCGTGCTGCCGCGTGCCCGCATCTCCCGCGCTGACCGCTTGGGGCGGGAAGGCGGCACGGTGCGCGCCTTTGTACAGGGGGAGAGTGGGGGCCGGCTGAAGGCCGTATGCTTCCGCGCCAAGGCCGGCCCTTTGGCGGAGCTGTTGCTGAACAGCGGAGGCGCCCCCGTGCACCTCGCCGGCGCGTTGCGAGCAGAGCGCTGGAACGGCGAGGTTTCCGCCAGCCTGCACGTGCAGGACGCGGCACCGGCGGGATGA
- the glpX gene encoding class II fructose-bisphosphatase: protein MTTRDLIPVDRNLALELVRVTEAAALASARWIGRGDKNAADGAAVDAMRKAFDTVAIEGTVVIGEGEMDEAPMLYIGEKIGLGGPKVDIAVDPLEGTSICASGGPGSIATLAVAEHGGFLHAPDIYMDKIAVGPGLPAGVVDLDAAPGENLRELARAKKCEINDLVVCILGRDRHKDIIRACREAGARIMLIPDGDVSGLIAVSQPEAGVDLYLGSGGAPEGVLSAAALRCIGGQMQGRLLYEDDSQIQRARDMGITDPNKKFAVDEMARGDVMFAATGITTGPLLKGVRRNATAGYTHSIIMRSKTGTVRYIEAHHNFALKPSAFAG, encoded by the coding sequence ATGACCACGCGCGACCTGATCCCCGTCGATCGCAACCTTGCCCTGGAGCTCGTCCGCGTGACGGAGGCGGCGGCGCTCGCTTCCGCCCGCTGGATCGGCCGGGGTGACAAGAACGCCGCCGACGGCGCCGCCGTGGATGCCATGCGCAAGGCCTTCGACACGGTGGCCATCGAGGGCACCGTGGTGATCGGCGAGGGCGAGATGGACGAGGCGCCGATGCTCTACATCGGCGAGAAGATCGGCCTGGGCGGCCCCAAGGTGGATATCGCCGTGGACCCGCTGGAAGGCACCTCCATCTGCGCCTCCGGCGGCCCCGGTTCCATCGCCACGCTGGCGGTGGCCGAGCATGGCGGCTTTCTGCACGCGCCCGACATCTACATGGACAAGATCGCCGTGGGCCCCGGCCTGCCGGCGGGCGTGGTGGACCTGGACGCGGCGCCGGGCGAGAACCTGCGCGAGCTGGCGCGGGCCAAGAAGTGCGAGATCAACGACCTGGTGGTCTGCATCCTGGGCCGCGACCGGCACAAGGACATCATCCGCGCCTGCCGCGAGGCCGGCGCGCGCATCATGCTGATCCCGGACGGCGACGTGTCGGGGCTGATCGCGGTGTCGCAGCCGGAAGCGGGCGTGGACCTGTATCTCGGCTCCGGCGGCGCGCCGGAGGGCGTGCTGTCCGCCGCCGCGCTGCGCTGCATCGGCGGCCAGATGCAGGGCCGCCTGCTGTACGAAGATGACAGCCAGATCCAGCGCGCGCGGGACATGGGCATCACCGACCCGAACAAGAAGTTCGCGGTGGACGAGATGGCCAGGGGCGACGTGATGTTCGCCGCCACCGGCATCACCACCGGCCCGCTGCTGAAGGGCGTGCGCCGCAACGCCACCGCCGGCTACACCCATTCCATCATCATGCGCAGCAAGACCGGCACCGTCCGCTACATCGAGGCGCACCACAACTTCGCCCTGAAGCCGAGCGCCTTTGCCGGCTGA